A segment of the Niveibacterium umoris genome:
GCGCCTCCTCCGGGAGCGCGGCCGTTTTCATTTGGCTCGCACTCAGGGGACTTCAACCCGAGATGCAAAGAACAGCGCGCCCGCCTCAAGCTGATTGGGTTCGGTGCCGTTGACCCGTCCACTTGAGCGGGGGATGGAGCATGGCGGGCAAGGTCGAGGATCTCACCGTCCTCGTGGTCGAAAACCAGAGCAACATGCGCACGCAATTGCGCAACATGCTGGCGATGTGCGGCATCGTCAAGCTGCAGGCTGCGCAGAGCGCGGGCGCCGCGATCCGCAAGCTGCGCGACGAGACCTTCGACATCATCCTATGTGAATACCACCTCGGCGAAGGCCAGGACGGCCAGCACTTTCTGGAAGACATCCGCAGTCACCACCTGATTCCGCTGTCGACACTGTTCATCATGGTCACAGGTGAGCGCAGTTACGAGCGCGTCGTCGGCGCTGCCGAACTGGCGCCGAACGATTACATCCTCAAGCCCTTTGCGCCGGAGCTGCTACGCACCCGGCTGGAGCGCGCACTGAACAAGCGCGAGGCGTTCATGGCCGCATGGCAGTTGGTCGAGGCCGGCAACGCGGCAGATGCGATCGCGGCGTGCGAGGAAGGCGAGATCAAGTACCCCGTATACGCCATCGACTTTCTGCGCCTGCGTGCCGAACTGCTCGCCACAACCGGGCGCGCGGAAGAGGCGCAAGCCGTCTACGAAAAGGTGCTGGAGCGGCGCGCCGTACCCTGGGCGCGCCTGGGACTCGCGAAGGCGTTGTTCATGCGCAAGCGCTTTGAGGATGCGGAGCAACTGCTTGTCGCGCTGCTTAACGAAAGCGACGAATACCTCGACGCATGGGACTGGCTCGCGAAGACACGAGAAGCGGTCGGCGCCCTGAAGGAAGCGCGCGAGGCCCTGGAAAAAGCCTCGTCGCTCTCGCCGCACACCTTGCGGCGAATGCGTCACATTGGCGAAGTATCGCTGGAACTCGGCGATCTGGAATCTGCCGAGAAGACACTCAACGAGGTCGTCCGACGTGCCAAGTACTCCGATTTCCGCGATCCGGAAGACCACGTGAGGCTGGTCAAGGCTCAACTGGGTGTCGGCGCTGCGGACCGTGCCAGCGCAACGATCCGCGACCTGGAAAAGTCCATGCAGGGACTGCCGAAAACCGAACTTTGCAAGGCGCTGTCGTCGGCAATGGTTTTCACTCAGCAGGGCGACAAGTCGCGGGCAACGGAGGCGGCCGAACGCGCCGTATCGCTGCTGGATTCACGCCTTGGGGCGACGACGAATCTGAAGAAGGATCTCGCGAAAGTCTGCATCGAACACAAACTCGACAGTCAGGCCGCTGACGTGGTCATGGACATCATGCGCCATGCTGCCGACGATGCCGCGGTAGACGACATCACCAAGATGCTGGGTGATCTTGGGCGACCAGAGCTTGGGGCTTCGCTGGCGCAGCAGATGAAATCCGAAGTGAAAGACATGATGGGCGAAGGCGCGCGCATGGCACAGCGTGGCGACTACGAAGGCGCCGTGACCCACATGCTGGAAGCGGTGCGGCGCATGCCAGGCAACACCATGGTGACCTACAACGCCGCGCTGGCCTTGCTCAAGTACATCGAACACAGCGGTTGGGACGCGCACTATGCGGAGCAGGCGCGTGGCCTGATCGAGCGCATCCAGCGCAGCGATCCGGGCAACCCGAAGCTCGGCGCCCTGCACCTCTACTTCGACGGCCTTGCCAAGCGATTCGGCGCGCGTGCCGCCAAATAGGCATGCGTTGTAGCGGCGAAAGAAGCGTCACCTCAGCCTGATACACTCGGAGCGCACATTCCCTGCGAGGTAGGTTGATGGCGCCAGGCTTCTTCAAGGTACTTGTCGTTGCGGCGGCCTTAGCTGTCGCCGGCGTGGCCAGCGCGCGCACTGCGCCGGCGCTCGGCGACATTCAGCAAGCGGATCTGCCCCCCGAAGCACGCCAGACGCTCAAGCTGATTGAGCGCGGGGGGCCGTTCCCGTATCGCCGCGACGGAATCGTCTTTCAGAATCGGGAAGGACGCCTGCCGTATCGCGATCGGGGTTGCTACCGCGAATACACCGTCCCGACACCCGGCGAGCGAGATCGGGGCGCCCGACGCATCATCAGCAGTTGCGATGGTCCGCGCTACTACACCGGCGACCACTACCGCAGTTTTCAGAGGATTCGACCGTGAGCCCATTTCAGGCCTCTGCCGGACTCAATGGCGTGTTCCGCTGCACCACCGAGCAGGCAACGGCACTCCAGCGCGCCGCCGAACAACGGCGCTACATCACCGCCGCCATCGATCTGCCTCGCGACGTCAGCCCACCAACGATTTTCGAGGGATTTGCGTCCGCGATGCGCTTCCCCGAGTGGTTCGGCAACAACTGGGATGCGTTGGCGGACTGCCTGTCGGATCTGAGCTGGCTCGACGAAGAGGGTTACCTCATCATCCTGCGCGGCTGCGGTCGTGCATTTCCGAAACACGAAGGCAACTGGGCGATGCTGATGGACATTTTGAAGGAGTCCGCCGCGTTCTGGCAGCGCGAAGGCGTCCCGTTCTGCGTGCTGGTGGACGAAGGCCCCCAGGACTTGCCGCCGCTTCCGATCACATGAACTACAAAACGCCTGTCTCGGTCCTCGTCGTCATTCACTCCGCAGCGCTCGAAGTGCTGCTGATCGAACGCGCCGCGCACCCCGGATACTGGCAGTCGGTGACCGGCAGCCAGGAAGGCGATGAAACGCTGCGCGAGACGGCCGTGCGTGAAGTCGCAGAGGAAACCGGCATCGTGGCCGCAGCCGATGCGCTTGTCGATTGGCAACTGAGCCAGCAATACGAGATTTTCCCGCAGTGGCGCCATCGCTATGCCCCTGGCGTCACACACAACACCGAACACGTCTTCAGTTTGTGCGTTGCGCGCGACACGCCGATCGTGCTGGCCCCCGACGAGCACCGTGCGTGGCGCTGGCTCCCCTGGCAGGAAGCCGCCGAAGCCTGTTTCTCATGGAGCAACCGCGACGCAATCCTCGCCCTGCCGACACGGCTGGCGACGGATTAGTCCGTTCGAGGCAGCCGCTCCCTAGCTTCAGCCTCGCGTCTCGCGCACGGTTGACGGGAAGCAACATCTTCAGAATAAGACTTTGCATTCAATGCCTTACCCCCTAGATTGGAAGTAGGGGCTGGGCCTTCAACGGCCGTTTCCCCTCAACTCAACGGAGGTAATCATGGCAAATCTGCTCAGGCACGATCCGCTGGACGACCTCTTCCGCGGCTTCTTCGTACGCCCGGTTGAGTTCGCCCAAACTCCCGACGCGCCGAGCATCACGCTCGACGTCAAGGAAGGGCCCGAAAGCTTCACGGTCCATGCCGAACTGCCCGGCATGAAGAAAGACGACATCCATGTGCATATCGACGGCGCCATTGTCTCGATCAGCGCCGAGCGCAAGGGTGAAAAGGAAATCAAGGATGGCGAAAAGGTGCTTCGCACCGAACGTTACTTCGGCAAGGTCAGCCGCAGCTTCCAGCTCGGCACCGACATTGACGACGCACGCGCCATGGCGAAGTTCAATGACGGCGTCCTTGAACTGACCTTGCCCAAGAAGGCCACCACCCAGGCGCGCCGCCTGACGATCAACTGACCTTCATCGCTTGAAACACTCACGGCGAAGGGTCTATGCCTTTCGCCGTTTTTCTTTGCGCTAAACTTCCGGCGTTTGTCCGCTCACTGGAATCTTCATGTCCGACCTCGAATCCCTCGCCCCCGCGCTCAAAGCGAGCGTGCTCGCCGAAGCCCTGCCCTACATCAAGCGCTTCTTCGACCGGACCATCGTGATCAAATACGGCGGCAACGCCATGACCGACCCGATGCTCAAGGACTGCTTCGCACGTGACGTCGTGCTGCTCAAACTCGTCGGCATGAACCCGGTCGTCGTCCACGGCGGCGGACCGCAGATCGACGATCTGCTCAAGCGAATCGGCAAGCAAGGTCAGTTCATCCAGGGCATGCGCGTCACCGACGAAGAGACCATGGATGTCGTCGAGATGGTGCTCGGCGGGCACGTCAATAAGGAAATCGTGAACCTGATCAACCGCCACGGCGGCAAGGCGGTCGGGCTGACCGGGCAGGACGGCAACTTCATCCGCGCCCGCAAGCTGCTGATGCCGAACAAGGACAAGCCGGAAGAGATGATCGACATCGGCCTGGTCGGTGAAATCACATCGATCGACCCGAGCCTGATCAGCTTCCTCGACCAGGGTGACTTCATTCCGGTGATCGCCCCGATCGGCGTCGGCGAAGACGGCGAAACCTACAACATCAACGCTGATGTCGTTGCAGGAAAGCTCGCCGAGATCCTCAAGGCTGAAAAGCTGGTGCTGCTCACCAACACCCCCGGCGTACTCGACAAGGAAGGCACACTGCTGACCGGCATCACGCCGCGAGAAATCGACGAAATGGTCGCCGACGGCACACTCTCAGGCGGCATGCTGCCCAAGATCCACTCGGCCCTCGAAGCCGCCCGCAACGGCGTGCGCTCGGTACACATCATCGACGGCCGCGTCGAGCATTGCCTGTTGCTCGAAATCCTGACCGACCATGGTGTCGGTACCATGATCAAGAGCCATTGACCGCACTGCGCGGCGCCGGCGAGATCATGCTGGACGCCGCCGCGAGTTCCCCTTTCGCCGTTTCCGCAGCGCCTTAGATCGACCACAGGACGCCCTCCATGCCCCGCGTTTCGATTGTCGTACCGGCCTACAACGCCGGGCCCTTTCTCGAAAAAACGCTGAAGAGCGTGTTGGCCTCGAGTTACGACGATTACGAAATCGTGGTCGTTGATGACGGGTCGACCGACGACACGGCCGCCATTGCTGCCGCCATGGGCCCCAAGGTACGCCTGATTCGCCAGGAGAATCAGGGCATGTCGAAGTCTCGAAACAATGCTGTGGCTTCGGGTGACAGCGAGTTCATTGCTTTGCTGGACAGTGACGACATCTGGCATCCGGACAAGTTGCGGCTTCAGGTCGCCATGATGGACGAATCACCGGAAGTCGGCCTGAGCTATACCGAGTTCACGGTGTGGGACGGTGCCGACGCCACCGCAACTTTTGAGCCAACCGTGTCATCGGAGCGCGACACGGCGCTGTCAGGCTGGATCTACCCGAAGATGCTGCTGACGAACTTTGTTTTACCCTCGTCCGCTCTTTTTCGGCGAACACTCTGGAATGCATTGGGCCCCTTTGTCTGCGAAGACCACCAGACCGACGACTGGGAGTATTTTGTTCGCGCCTCCAGACAGTTTCCATTCGCAAAACTCAAATCGCGCTTGGTGCTCTACCGGCAGCACCCCACGTCACTCTCTCGCGCCTTGCCGAAAGTAAACAAGACCGAAGCCATGCGTGAACGCCTGATCGCGCGCTTCGGGCTCGAATGCGAAAACGGTGGGCCGGCAGACCTCGCCCAGCTTGCTGCTCGCCGACAGCGGGGGCGATGCCATTTCGCAGAC
Coding sequences within it:
- a CDS encoding response regulator, coding for MAGKVEDLTVLVVENQSNMRTQLRNMLAMCGIVKLQAAQSAGAAIRKLRDETFDIILCEYHLGEGQDGQHFLEDIRSHHLIPLSTLFIMVTGERSYERVVGAAELAPNDYILKPFAPELLRTRLERALNKREAFMAAWQLVEAGNAADAIAACEEGEIKYPVYAIDFLRLRAELLATTGRAEEAQAVYEKVLERRAVPWARLGLAKALFMRKRFEDAEQLLVALLNESDEYLDAWDWLAKTREAVGALKEAREALEKASSLSPHTLRRMRHIGEVSLELGDLESAEKTLNEVVRRAKYSDFRDPEDHVRLVKAQLGVGAADRASATIRDLEKSMQGLPKTELCKALSSAMVFTQQGDKSRATEAAERAVSLLDSRLGATTNLKKDLAKVCIEHKLDSQAADVVMDIMRHAADDAAVDDITKMLGDLGRPELGASLAQQMKSEVKDMMGEGARMAQRGDYEGAVTHMLEAVRRMPGNTMVTYNAALALLKYIEHSGWDAHYAEQARGLIERIQRSDPGNPKLGALHLYFDGLAKRFGARAAK
- a CDS encoding ribonuclease domain-containing protein, producing MAPGFFKVLVVAAALAVAGVASARTAPALGDIQQADLPPEARQTLKLIERGGPFPYRRDGIVFQNREGRLPYRDRGCYREYTVPTPGERDRGARRIISSCDGPRYYTGDHYRSFQRIRP
- a CDS encoding barstar family protein, which codes for MSPFQASAGLNGVFRCTTEQATALQRAAEQRRYITAAIDLPRDVSPPTIFEGFASAMRFPEWFGNNWDALADCLSDLSWLDEEGYLIILRGCGRAFPKHEGNWAMLMDILKESAAFWQREGVPFCVLVDEGPQDLPPLPIT
- the nudB gene encoding dihydroneopterin triphosphate diphosphatase gives rise to the protein MNYKTPVSVLVVIHSAALEVLLIERAAHPGYWQSVTGSQEGDETLRETAVREVAEETGIVAAADALVDWQLSQQYEIFPQWRHRYAPGVTHNTEHVFSLCVARDTPIVLAPDEHRAWRWLPWQEAAEACFSWSNRDAILALPTRLATD
- a CDS encoding Hsp20/alpha crystallin family protein; this translates as MANLLRHDPLDDLFRGFFVRPVEFAQTPDAPSITLDVKEGPESFTVHAELPGMKKDDIHVHIDGAIVSISAERKGEKEIKDGEKVLRTERYFGKVSRSFQLGTDIDDARAMAKFNDGVLELTLPKKATTQARRLTIN
- the argB gene encoding acetylglutamate kinase; amino-acid sequence: MSDLESLAPALKASVLAEALPYIKRFFDRTIVIKYGGNAMTDPMLKDCFARDVVLLKLVGMNPVVVHGGGPQIDDLLKRIGKQGQFIQGMRVTDEETMDVVEMVLGGHVNKEIVNLINRHGGKAVGLTGQDGNFIRARKLLMPNKDKPEEMIDIGLVGEITSIDPSLISFLDQGDFIPVIAPIGVGEDGETYNINADVVAGKLAEILKAEKLVLLTNTPGVLDKEGTLLTGITPREIDEMVADGTLSGGMLPKIHSALEAARNGVRSVHIIDGRVEHCLLLEILTDHGVGTMIKSH
- a CDS encoding glycosyltransferase family 2 protein, which encodes MPRVSIVVPAYNAGPFLEKTLKSVLASSYDDYEIVVVDDGSTDDTAAIAAAMGPKVRLIRQENQGMSKSRNNAVASGDSEFIALLDSDDIWHPDKLRLQVAMMDESPEVGLSYTEFTVWDGADATATFEPTVSSERDTALSGWIYPKMLLTNFVLPSSALFRRTLWNALGPFVCEDHQTDDWEYFVRASRQFPFAKLKSRLVLYRQHPTSLSRALPKVNKTEAMRERLIARFGLECENGGPADLAQLAARRQRGRCHFADAHVARGDLALGLREFSALLASGPNRLDSFLSLLKALASRVRRKLARA